In a single window of the Eleginops maclovinus isolate JMC-PN-2008 ecotype Puerto Natales chromosome 6, JC_Emac_rtc_rv5, whole genome shotgun sequence genome:
- the LOC134865636 gene encoding protein FAM200A-like, whose protein sequence is MVACDSLMVMSCVANLTYYSLRTVLRAKLTHIYKHSRREYFKIGCSTANICYICTSLAIYLAPMDRFVVRKVPEGQAAMTEGQAATTEGQAATIGQGQASEASTSQKRRKRKYNEEYVKYGFTVTTDRAGEEVPLCFVCSTILCNEAMKPSKLTRHMETHHVHLKAKPVEYMQQMLRDFKGQQATMRKSAKINENALKASYLVALRVAKSKKPHTIAEQLILPAAIDMCRAMVSEECANKLKTIPLSDNTIGRRIGEMANDVKDQLMAKLQTVLFSLQIDETTDVTNDAQLLTFVRYEDSGTMCEEFLFCKPLPGRTTGVEIFKALDDFFTEHNISWQRCVALCSDGARAMSGSKTGLFAHVRRVAPGVIWTHCLIHREALASKDLSVELSGVFDVVVKTVNFIKRNALNTRLFSSLCHDLGSEHSSLLYHSEVRWLSRGAVLARVFELRGAIYEFLCEKHSDLASNFNDSYWLTKLAYLTDVFAELNKLNSSMQGRDANVMQLYEKLDAFVKKMSKWIERVESNNLAMFPSVEEYPDSTDINDTICEHLRKLVRQFAKYFTDSEEWRRDSKWILLPFSDDASVGSSLTAVEEDKLIEMSTDSVRRHMYDTQPLVKFWISCQTEFPQLAAKAMRCLLPFPTTYLCESGFSTLAYLKNKYRARLDPENDMRLSLSTISPRIDRLCGLHHAQISH, encoded by the coding sequence atggtagcctgtgattcgctaatggtaatgagttgcgtcgctaacctcacttattattcattacgtacagtcttgcgagcaaagttgacacacatttataagcatagccgacgagagtattttaagataggttgtagtacagcaaacatttgttacatatgtactagtctagctatatatctagcaccaatggatcgttttgtagtgaggaaagtgccagagggacaggctgccatgacagagggtcaggctgccacgacagagggacaggccgccacgatagggcaaggacaggcttccgaagcgtcaacttcgcaaaaaagacgaaaaagaaaatacaatgaggaatatgttaaatatggattcacagtgacgacagacagagcaggagaggaggtaccactgtgtttcgtatgttcaacaattctctgtaatgaagctatgaagccgtcgaaacttacgcggcatatggagacgcatcacgtccacttgaaggccaaacccgttgagtacatgcaacagatgttgcgtgatttcaaaggacagcaggctaccatgaggaagagtgcaaaaataaatgaaaacgcactgaaagcatcgtatctggtcgctctcagggttgcaaaaagtaagaagccccataccattgcagagcagcttatattgccagcagccatagatatgtgcagagctatggtaagcgaagaatgtgccaacaaattaaaaactattccgttgtcagacaacacaatcggaagacgaattggggaaatggcaaatgatgtcaaagaccagctgatggcaaaacttcagacagttctgttttcccttcaaatcgacgagacgacagatgttactaatgatgcgcaactgttaacatttgtgcgatacgaggacagtggcactatgtgcgaggaatttcttttttgcaaaccactgcccgggcgaactaccggtgtagaaatatttaaagcactggacgattttttcacggagcacaatatctcgtggcagaggtgcgttgcattatgcagcgatggggcccgagccatgagtggcagcaagactggactgtttgcgcatgtaaggagggtggctccgggggtaatttggacacactgcctgattcatagagaggctctcgcctccaaagatctcagtgttgagctcagtggtgtgtttgatgtcgttgtcaagacggtcaacttcataaaacgaaacgcattgaatacacgcctgttttcatccctatgccatgacttgggaagtgaacacagctctctcctttatcattcagaggtgcgttggctgtctcgcggcgctgtgctcgcccgtgtgtttgaactacgcggagctatctacgagttcttgtgcgagaagcattctgatctggcttccaatttcaacgatagttactggttaactaagctggcgtacctcacagatgtttttgcagagctgaacaagttgaacagctccatgcaagggagagatgcaaacgtcatgcagctctacgagaagctcgacgcatttgtgaaaaaaatgtcaaagtggatcgaacgagtggagagcaataacttggcgatgtttccttcagttgaggaataccctgacagcactgacatcaacgacactatatgtgagcatttgaggaagcttgtgcgtcaattcgcaaagtacttcactgattcggaagagtggcgccgtgacagcaagtggatcctgctcccattcagtgacgatgcatcagtagggtcaagtctgacggctgtggaagaggataagctgattgagatgtccacagactctgtcaggaggcatatgtacgacacacagccccttgttaaattctggataagttgccagacagaatttccacagcttgctgcaaaagcaatgaggtgtcttttgccctttccaaccacatacctgtgtgagagtggtttttctacactggcgtacttaaagaataagtacagggctaggcttgatccagagaatgacatgagactgtctctgtctaccatttcgccacgaatagacaggctgtgtggacttcaccacgcccagatatcacactga